One stretch of Acropora muricata isolate sample 2 chromosome 12, ASM3666990v1, whole genome shotgun sequence DNA includes these proteins:
- the LOC136891697 gene encoding uncharacterized protein, which translates to MEQKHRTILQHHWSNICDNVEPKNILSKFVTVLRETDKKEITKQSTKQERCDKLLGILIRRGENAFDAFVNSLDEEAPNLASELIEAVTRLEKKLKDARTQSAKLIRTIRGESKTEEDEEEEDQRKISKDPKEMRSPHGTFKTENQEHSGSIQEHGRHDESCWRCEGLRNERDSARRENQALNRKIKELNNMITRNSEYHQEENQVLQNSLERVKSEKENLQRLYENLEAEKKDQEQIIRQLTSENKELKQEVTKKTSEIGKILAREQKKNKKLKDSRDKFQAEIEAKDVELQKMREENKRLHEESNAEKPKCDDHPREEVGRLWQMPWPGRVHNYEKDFDTNGVVYALIRNSGSSNSIQTSITATRSSDEEGKAIDILENRVDREIVCGTMAERESWWCVDLTENYALYLTHYTLRHGHKASFSYLLNWRLEGSHDGQTWETLRTHENDRGLKGKDPYRTCTWAISGKRPSEIVGDRWKKAFRYFRIFQTGKHSYGGFGIFLSGIELYGVLVKIGR; encoded by the exons ATGGAACAAAAGCACCGCACCATATTGCAGCATCATTGGTCCAATATCTGTGATAACGTGGAACCCAAGAATATATTGTCAAAATTTGTCACAGTTTTGAGAGAAACCGACAAGAAGGAAATCACGAAACAATCTACAAAACAGGAAAGATGTGACAAGCTGTTAGGTATCTTAATCAGAAGAGGAGAGAATGCTTTTGATGCATTCGTGAATTCTTTAGATGAAGAGGCACCCAATCTTGCGTCGGAGTTAATTGAAGCAG TGACAAGATTAGAGAAAAAACTCAAAGACGCCAGAACGCAGAGCGCGAAACTTATAAGAACAATTCGCGGTGAATCGAAAACAGAGgaagacgaagaggaagaaGATCAAAGAAAGATTTCAAAGGATCCTAAAGAAATGAGAAGCCCGCATGGAACCTTTAAAACCGAAAATCAAGAACACAGCGGGAGTATTCAGGAACACGGACGTCACG ATGAATCATGCTGGCGTTGCGAGGGCTTAAGAAACGAGAGAGATTCCGCGAGAAGAGAAAATCAAGCTTTGaacagaaaaattaaagaattgaaCAATATGATCACGAGGAACAGCGAATATCATCAAGAAGAAAACCAAGTGCTGCAGAACAGTTTGGAAAGAGTTAagtcagaaaaagaaaacttgcaaCGTTTATACGAGAATCTCGAGGCAGAAAAGAAGGATCAAGAACAAATAATAAGGCAACTCACAAGTGAGAATAAAGAACTAAAGCAAGAGGTTACCAAGAAAACGTCGGAGATTGGTAAAATATTGGCTCGTGAGCAGAAGAAGAATAAGAAGTTGAAAGATAGTCGGGATAAATTTCAAGCAGAAATTGAGGCTAAAGATGTCGAGCTTCAGAAGATGAGAGAGGAGAACAAACGCCTTCACGAGGAGAGCAATGCAGAGAAACCAAAATGTGACGATCATCCAAGAGAAGAAGTTGGAAGATTGTGGCAAATGCCATGGCCAGGAC GTGTTCATAACTATGAAAAAGATTTTGATACAAATGGAGTTGTCTACGCCTTAATAAGAAATTCCGGGAGCTCAAATTCTATCCAAACAAGCATAACCGCGACCAGATCGTCTGATGAAGAAGGAAAGGCGATAGATATCCTAGAAAATCGAGTGGACAGAGAAATCGTCTGTGGGACAATGGCCGAGAGAGAATCATGGTGGTGTGTGGACCTAACAGAGAACTATGCCCTGTACTTAACACACTACACACTAAGGCATGGCCACAAGGCGAGCTTCTCATACCTTCTCAACTGGCGGCTAGAAGGGTCGCATGACGGGCAAACCTGGGAAACGCTGAGAACGCATGAAAATGATCGCGGGCTCAAAGGGAAAGACCCCTATCGCACATGCACGTGGGCGATCAGTGGAAAAAGGCCTTCCGAAATCGTGGGCGATCGGTGGAAAAAAGCCTTTCGTTACTTCAGGATTTTTCAGACGGGCAAGCACTCTTATGGTGGATTTGGCATCTTTCTATCTGGAATCGAACTGTATGGTGTTCTTGTTAAAATAGGCAGATAG